In a genomic window of Halobiforma lacisalsi AJ5:
- a CDS encoding ribonuclease H family protein — protein MAAHGRSALRDLFDESPTPHIAHPPRTHHRDFYLATDGSFRESGGGLGAVIETRDGARVARIATADAPPDNNVAEYRALHLGLDVLAARAPRDARVGVLIDHDALASNVNNAILATDHPDGRPPQPLSVPAETRYHWRGIRARLCGFDEVRAARIDSDQNPAHPLANEPDRYQHVNQEPDRCVLPDPPEPARSGSSATEFPPPSRADRNGGGGRASD, from the coding sequence ATGGCCGCTCACGGCCGGTCCGCACTGCGGGACCTGTTCGACGAGTCGCCCACGCCGCATATCGCCCATCCTCCCCGGACTCATCACCGCGATTTCTACCTCGCCACCGACGGGTCCTTCCGGGAATCGGGCGGCGGCCTGGGGGCCGTCATCGAAACGCGCGACGGCGCCCGCGTCGCACGGATCGCGACCGCGGACGCGCCGCCGGACAACAACGTTGCCGAGTACCGAGCGCTTCACCTCGGACTCGACGTCCTCGCCGCGAGAGCGCCGCGTGACGCTCGCGTGGGGGTGCTCATCGATCACGACGCCCTGGCGAGCAACGTGAACAACGCCATCCTCGCGACCGACCATCCCGACGGAAGACCGCCACAGCCGCTGTCGGTCCCGGCGGAGACCCGCTACCACTGGCGAGGCATTCGGGCGCGACTCTGTGGATTCGACGAGGTACGCGCCGCTCGCATCGACAGCGACCAGAACCCCGCCCACCCCCTCGCGAACGAACCGGACCGGTACCAGCACGTCAACCAGGAGCCCGACCGCTGCGTGCTCCCCGACCCGCCCGAACCCGCGAGGTCTGGGTCCTCGGCCACCGAGTTCCCGCCGCCGTCCCGCGCGGATCGCAACGGCGGAGGCGGCCGCGCCTCGGACTGA
- a CDS encoding ABC transporter substrate-binding protein, which translates to MKGANNIAIDRRTLLKLTGAAGTTTGLAALAGCMGEDGEEDGEEGGNGNGFDPSEMTVTLSQFPDTIDPLDHITGDYFDVYDHIYEPLFDFEPGEGIFPRVAEDWEAQGDGTTEIYLRDDVVFHNGDDLTAEDVAWTIERTIDPEMGVPSPIGTFGLGSIEGAEAVDETTVAIEYGAAPGLAEFEFGNYARALNRQWAIDNYDAENDAISGSSPEDFNGTGPYEVVDFTSGEEIVLESFDDYWGDEPPFEQVTFNSDSESSGRVASLEAGETDLTINILPEDVATVQEAPDIEVRRVTSFRNIFCPMKNTVEPFDSQEFRQAMNYAVDNTEIVETALSGFGEPRGQPVAPGINGFNDDIEPYEQDIGMAESLVEESGYGGAEIELVAPQGRYLNDADIAEMVADQIDQLENVSCEASIVDFGVVSDANSAGVDPDEFEIPFYMIGWGTITGDTDYGVQGFFTIPDNPNRTFDDEELSDAILESQQIEDPDERREKLEEVNQLAHEKAPFVFLHTQESIYGIREEIQWEPREDETVYLWGMDA; encoded by the coding sequence ATGAAGGGTGCTAACAACATAGCAATCGATCGCCGAACGCTGCTGAAACTCACCGGGGCTGCTGGAACCACGACAGGCCTGGCCGCGCTCGCCGGGTGCATGGGCGAGGACGGAGAGGAAGACGGGGAAGAAGGCGGAAACGGGAACGGATTCGACCCGAGCGAGATGACCGTGACGCTGTCGCAGTTCCCCGACACCATCGACCCGCTCGACCACATCACCGGGGACTACTTCGACGTCTACGACCACATCTACGAGCCCCTGTTCGACTTCGAGCCGGGCGAGGGGATCTTCCCGCGCGTCGCCGAGGACTGGGAAGCACAGGGCGACGGGACGACCGAAATCTACCTGCGCGACGACGTCGTCTTCCACAACGGCGACGACCTGACCGCGGAGGACGTCGCCTGGACGATCGAGCGGACGATCGACCCCGAGATGGGCGTCCCCAGCCCGATCGGGACGTTCGGCCTCGGCTCGATCGAGGGCGCGGAGGCGGTCGACGAAACGACCGTCGCCATCGAGTACGGCGCCGCGCCGGGTCTCGCCGAGTTCGAGTTCGGCAACTACGCCCGCGCGCTCAACCGGCAGTGGGCGATCGACAACTACGACGCCGAGAACGACGCGATCTCCGGGTCCAGTCCCGAGGACTTCAACGGGACCGGCCCCTACGAGGTCGTCGACTTCACTTCCGGCGAAGAGATCGTCCTCGAGTCGTTCGACGACTACTGGGGCGACGAGCCGCCGTTCGAACAGGTCACGTTCAACTCGGACAGCGAATCCAGCGGTCGCGTCGCCTCGCTCGAGGCGGGCGAGACCGACCTGACGATCAACATCCTGCCGGAGGACGTGGCGACGGTGCAGGAAGCGCCGGACATCGAGGTCCGACGAGTGACGAGCTTCCGGAACATCTTCTGCCCGATGAAAAACACCGTCGAGCCGTTCGACAGCCAGGAGTTCCGGCAGGCGATGAACTACGCCGTCGACAACACGGAGATTGTCGAGACGGCCCTCAGCGGGTTCGGCGAACCGCGCGGGCAGCCCGTCGCGCCCGGTATCAACGGCTTCAACGACGACATCGAGCCCTACGAGCAGGACATCGGCATGGCCGAGAGCCTGGTCGAGGAGAGCGGCTACGGCGGCGCCGAGATCGAACTGGTCGCGCCCCAGGGCCGGTACCTCAACGACGCCGACATCGCCGAGATGGTCGCCGACCAGATCGACCAGCTCGAGAACGTCAGCTGCGAGGCGAGCATCGTCGACTTCGGTGTCGTCTCCGACGCGAACTCCGCCGGCGTCGATCCCGACGAGTTCGAGATCCCGTTCTACATGATCGGGTGGGGGACGATCACCGGCGACACCGACTACGGCGTCCAGGGCTTCTTCACGATCCCGGACAATCCGAACCGGACCTTCGACGACGAGGAGCTCAGCGACGCGATCCTCGAGAGCCAGCAGATCGAGGATCCCGACGAGCGACGCGAGAAACTCGAGGAAGTCAACCAGCTGGCCCACGAGAAGGCGCCGTTCGTGTTCCTGCACACCCAGGAGAGCATTTACGGCATCCGCGAGGAGATCCAGTGGGAACCCCGCGAGGACGAGACCGTCTACCTCTGGGGAATGGACGCGTAG